In Streptomyces sp. NBC_00878, a single window of DNA contains:
- a CDS encoding MFS transporter, which translates to MTTWIRKRTRTRTWAVARVLKDRNAGLYLGGVVVSGFGSSAMWLVSGIWVKDLTGSDGLAALCVFALWAPTLIGPALGTLADRTRRRPLLVWTNLGLAALLLSLFAVDSPGTLWILFAVLLVYGAAGVVHDAAESALVATAVDPQLLGDFNGLRMTANEGMKLLAPLAGAGLYAAYGGARVALLDALTFALAAGLYTLLRVPEPKRLTAPAPADWRAQTAEGARYLWGHVALRPLVLAGGTTMLFSGLNGALIYAVAEGLGHSPAYVGVLYVAQGVGSVAVGLVAGPLLRRLGERRFAGYGIALTAVAVAARALPYDAVVIASAAAVGVGLPCVLIAALTAVQRETPDALLGRTTATANTLLFAPTAVGLALGAGLVELVDHRVLLAVLGLVRLVTVVPLLRSQPSRASASVTSDTSSSDANPA; encoded by the coding sequence ATGACGACATGGATACGGAAACGGACGCGGACGCGGACATGGGCGGTGGCCCGCGTCCTCAAGGACCGCAACGCGGGGCTGTACCTCGGCGGAGTCGTGGTCTCGGGGTTCGGCTCGTCGGCGATGTGGCTGGTGTCCGGGATCTGGGTGAAGGATCTGACCGGCTCGGACGGCCTGGCCGCCCTCTGCGTCTTCGCCCTCTGGGCGCCGACGCTGATCGGCCCCGCCCTCGGCACCCTCGCGGACCGCACCCGCCGCCGGCCCCTGCTGGTGTGGACGAACCTGGGCCTGGCCGCACTCTTGCTGTCCCTCTTCGCCGTCGACTCCCCCGGCACCTTGTGGATCCTCTTCGCCGTGCTCCTGGTCTACGGAGCGGCCGGCGTCGTCCACGACGCGGCGGAGTCGGCCCTGGTGGCCACAGCCGTCGACCCACAGCTCCTGGGCGACTTCAACGGCCTGCGCATGACGGCCAACGAGGGCATGAAACTCCTCGCCCCGCTCGCGGGAGCGGGCCTGTACGCGGCGTACGGGGGCGCCCGCGTCGCCCTCCTGGACGCGCTCACCTTCGCCTTGGCAGCGGGCCTCTACACACTCCTGCGCGTACCCGAGCCGAAGCGGCTCACGGCCCCCGCCCCGGCCGACTGGCGCGCCCAAACGGCCGAAGGCGCCCGCTACTTGTGGGGCCACGTGGCCCTGCGCCCGCTCGTCCTCGCGGGCGGCACGACCATGCTCTTCTCGGGCCTCAATGGCGCGTTGATCTACGCGGTGGCGGAGGGCCTCGGCCACTCCCCCGCGTACGTGGGTGTCCTGTACGTCGCCCAGGGCGTCGGCTCGGTGGCGGTCGGCCTGGTCGCGGGCCCGCTCCTGCGCCGCCTGGGCGAACGCCGCTTCGCCGGGTATGGGATCGCGCTCACCGCCGTGGCCGTGGCGGCCCGTGCGCTCCCGTACGACGCGGTGGTCATCGCCTCGGCCGCGGCGGTCGGCGTCGGGCTCCCCTGTGTGCTGATCGCGGCGCTCACCGCGGTCCAGCGCGAGACTCCGGACGCCCTGCTGGGCCGTACGACGGCGACCGCCAACACGCTGCTGTTCGCGCCGACCGCGGTGGGACTCGCGCTGGGCGCGGGCCTGGTCGAACTCGTCGACCACCGTGTGCTGTTGGCGGTGCTCGGGCTCGTACGACTCGTGACCGTCGTGCCCCTGCTGCGGTCTCAGCCGAGCCGCGCGAGCGCCTCCGTCACGAGCGACACGTCCTCGTCGGACGCCAACCCCGCGTGA
- a CDS encoding sigma factor-like helix-turn-helix DNA-binding protein, with protein sequence MLSGLRQRLAERWSQPPAEQSEEHRVLALAVAVAEELESMPAAQRQVLVLRYYADLPIREIALLLHVPEGTIKSRLHTAHAAMRARLRQVEVI encoded by the coding sequence TTGCTCTCCGGACTGCGTCAGCGCCTGGCTGAGCGGTGGTCCCAGCCGCCGGCGGAGCAATCGGAGGAACACCGGGTGCTTGCCCTGGCGGTGGCGGTGGCGGAGGAGCTTGAGTCGATGCCCGCGGCCCAGCGGCAGGTACTGGTGCTGCGCTACTACGCGGACCTGCCCATCCGCGAGATAGCGCTGCTCCTGCACGTCCCCGAAGGAACGATCAAAAGCCGCCTGCACACGGCCCATGCGGCGATGCGGGCGCGGCTGCGCCAAGTGGAGGTGATCTGA
- a CDS encoding MFS transporter yields MGARKSLGRRFGWLWAAYGVSAFGTRLAFDAFPLIAVLVLHAGPSQVSALAAVGLAVGAAVAVPLGPWVEFRRKRPVMIAMDLIRFAVLSSVPVAYALGVLGFVHLLVVAVVVAAADITFTAASGACLKALVRPEDLLVANSRFESTTWTTTVLGPPLGGAAVGLFGPVLTVAANAVSFLLSAVGIRAIGDDEPHPARPDPVRPDGPPRSRVGELLEGWRYILAHPTLRPLFLNMVLVNGLIMATSPLLAVLMLGRLGFAPWQYGLAFAVPCLGGLLGARLAGPLVARFGQHRVMLTAGTLRACWPIGLAFVGPGIGGLVLVIVVEFGLITCIGVFNPLCVTWRLGLTPTDRLTRTLSAWSITGKLTIAALTALWGLLAGLTGLRVAIALAGLLILTTPLLLPRHERKPVPIPMR; encoded by the coding sequence ATGGGGGCCAGAAAGTCGCTGGGGCGGCGGTTCGGGTGGCTGTGGGCGGCGTACGGGGTCAGCGCGTTCGGTACGCGGCTGGCGTTCGACGCGTTCCCCCTGATCGCGGTCCTGGTGCTGCACGCCGGGCCCTCGCAGGTGTCGGCCCTGGCGGCCGTGGGGCTCGCGGTGGGGGCGGCGGTCGCGGTGCCGCTCGGTCCGTGGGTGGAGTTCCGCCGCAAGCGGCCGGTGATGATCGCGATGGACCTGATCCGTTTCGCGGTGCTGTCGAGCGTCCCCGTCGCGTACGCGCTCGGTGTCCTCGGTTTCGTCCACCTCCTGGTCGTGGCGGTGGTCGTCGCCGCGGCCGACATCACGTTCACCGCGGCGAGCGGCGCCTGTCTGAAGGCTCTCGTACGGCCGGAGGACCTGCTCGTCGCGAACAGCCGGTTCGAGTCGACGACCTGGACGACCACCGTGCTCGGACCGCCGCTCGGCGGGGCGGCGGTCGGGCTGTTCGGCCCGGTGCTGACCGTGGCGGCCAACGCGGTCAGCTTCCTGCTGTCGGCGGTGGGGATCCGCGCGATCGGCGACGACGAGCCCCATCCCGCGCGGCCCGATCCCGTACGGCCCGACGGACCGCCCCGGTCGCGGGTCGGTGAACTCCTCGAAGGGTGGCGGTACATCCTGGCCCACCCGACGCTGCGCCCGCTGTTCCTCAACATGGTCCTGGTCAACGGTCTGATCATGGCGACCTCGCCGCTGCTCGCCGTCCTCATGCTCGGCCGCCTCGGGTTCGCGCCCTGGCAGTACGGTCTCGCCTTCGCGGTGCCGTGTCTCGGCGGTCTGCTCGGCGCACGGCTGGCCGGCCCGCTCGTCGCGCGGTTCGGTCAGCACCGGGTCATGCTCACGGCGGGGACCTTGCGCGCCTGCTGGCCGATCGGGCTGGCCTTCGTGGGCCCGGGCATCGGCGGACTCGTCCTCGTCATCGTCGTCGAGTTCGGGCTGATCACCTGCATCGGAGTGTTCAACCCGTTGTGCGTCACCTGGCGGCTCGGCCTGACGCCGACGGACCGGCTCACCCGCACCCTGTCCGCGTGGTCGATCACCGGCAAACTCACCATCGCGGCCCTGACCGCCCTGTGGGGCCTGCTGGCCGGCCTCACAGGGCTCCGCGTCGCGATCGCCCTCGCCGGTCTCCTCATCCTGACGACTCCGCTCCTGCTCCCCCGGCACGAGCGGAAACCGGTCCCCATACCTATGAGGTGA
- a CDS encoding LysR family transcriptional regulator, translating to MDLDAVRTFVAAADAGQFQVAAAHLSVTQQAVSKRVATLEKDLGVRLFARTAGGVRLTIDGQAFLPHARDLLKAEERAAASVRPGRRALRVDVIGRRLAPADLLRGFHRAHPGTELDVVTLFDADAAVAAVRSGTIDASFRAVTMPARRLPDRIEAVRVHDEPVQLLTGPGHALAGVRAVTPAQLAGHRIWMPGIVSGTEWAAYYEDLAAAFGLTIEVTGPDFGTEPLLDTIADSPDLATLVGEQTRFVWPAEQDLRRVAVHGPTPVYPHSLIWRGDNPHPSLTALRAYLAAARPDDGDDRDGDTWTPAWAR from the coding sequence GTGGATCTCGATGCCGTGCGCACCTTCGTCGCCGCCGCGGACGCGGGCCAGTTCCAGGTGGCCGCCGCCCACCTCTCCGTCACCCAGCAGGCCGTGTCCAAGCGCGTCGCCACGCTGGAGAAGGACCTCGGTGTACGGCTGTTCGCCCGCACGGCGGGCGGAGTCCGGCTCACCATCGACGGGCAGGCGTTCCTGCCCCACGCACGCGACCTCCTGAAGGCCGAGGAGCGGGCGGCAGCCTCCGTACGGCCCGGCCGTCGCGCGCTGCGCGTCGACGTGATCGGTCGACGGCTCGCCCCGGCCGACCTGCTCCGCGGCTTCCACCGCGCGCACCCCGGCACCGAACTCGACGTCGTGACCCTCTTCGACGCCGACGCGGCCGTCGCCGCCGTCCGGTCGGGCACGATCGACGCCTCCTTCCGCGCCGTCACCATGCCCGCGCGGCGGCTGCCCGACCGCATCGAGGCCGTCCGGGTCCACGACGAGCCCGTCCAGCTCCTCACCGGACCGGGCCATGCGCTGGCGGGCGTCCGCGCGGTCACTCCCGCGCAGCTGGCCGGGCACCGGATCTGGATGCCCGGCATCGTCAGCGGAACCGAATGGGCCGCCTACTACGAGGACCTCGCCGCCGCGTTCGGGCTCACCATCGAGGTGACCGGACCCGACTTCGGCACCGAACCGCTCCTCGACACGATCGCCGACTCCCCGGACCTCGCGACCCTCGTCGGCGAACAGACCCGCTTCGTCTGGCCCGCCGAGCAGGACCTGCGGCGCGTCGCCGTGCACGGCCCGACACCCGTCTACCCGCACTCGCTGATCTGGCGCGGCGACAACCCGCACCCGTCGCTCACCGCGCTGCGCGCGTACCTCGCCGCCGCGCGACCCGACGACGGTGACGACCGCGATGGCGACACCTGGACACCGGCCTGGGCGCGGTGA
- a CDS encoding NAD(P)-dependent alcohol dehydrogenase has protein sequence MKAIVQDAYGSADLLELRDIDRPVPRDDEVLVEVRAAGVGPEVWHLMTGRPYVARVALGLRKPKNPVRGWDGAGRVEAVGAKVTDFKPGDEVFGNCEGSFAQYACAKAAKIALKPANLTFEQAVALPVSGMTALQALSGKGRPKPGQKVLVIGASGGVGCYAVQLATVYGAEVTGVCGPTGADFVRSQGAAHVIDYTREEITDGPHRYDVIIDNAGLRPLPVLRRALAPRGTLVIVGGEGGTGFFGGMSRGLRAVTLSPFIGQNLRNLVSIARREDLLTLKELAEQEKITPPIDRTYPLAEAAEAIRHLEKGHPRGKIVLTI, from the coding sequence ATGAAGGCGATCGTTCAGGATGCGTACGGATCAGCGGACCTCCTGGAACTGCGCGACATCGACCGCCCCGTGCCCCGCGACGACGAGGTGCTCGTCGAGGTGCGCGCGGCCGGTGTCGGCCCCGAGGTGTGGCACCTCATGACCGGCCGGCCCTATGTGGCGCGCGTCGCCCTGGGCCTCCGTAAGCCCAAGAACCCGGTACGGGGCTGGGACGGCGCCGGGCGGGTGGAGGCCGTCGGGGCGAAGGTGACCGACTTCAAGCCGGGCGACGAGGTCTTCGGCAACTGCGAGGGCTCGTTCGCTCAGTACGCGTGCGCCAAGGCCGCGAAGATCGCCCTCAAACCGGCCAACCTCACCTTCGAGCAGGCCGTCGCCCTCCCCGTCTCCGGCATGACAGCCCTGCAGGCCCTCAGCGGCAAGGGCCGTCCGAAACCGGGCCAGAAGGTCCTGGTCATCGGCGCCTCCGGGGGCGTCGGCTGCTACGCCGTCCAGCTCGCCACGGTGTACGGCGCCGAGGTCACCGGCGTCTGCGGCCCTACGGGCGCGGACTTCGTGCGCTCCCAGGGCGCCGCGCACGTCATCGACTACACCCGCGAGGAGATCACCGACGGCCCGCACCGCTACGACGTCATCATCGACAACGCGGGCCTTCGCCCCCTGCCCGTCCTCCGCCGCGCCCTCGCCCCGCGCGGCACCCTCGTCATCGTCGGCGGGGAGGGCGGCACGGGCTTCTTCGGCGGGATGAGCCGCGGCCTGCGGGCCGTCACGCTCTCGCCGTTCATAGGCCAGAACCTCCGCAATCTCGTCTCCATCGCACGCCGCGAGGACCTGCTGACTCTCAAGGAGCTCGCCGAGCAGGAAAAGATCACGCCGCCCATCGACCGCACCTACCCCCTCGCCGAGGCGGCCGAGGCCATCCGCCACCTGGAGAAGGGGCACCCCCGCGGCAAGATCGTCCTCACCATCTGA
- a CDS encoding TIGR03086 family metal-binding protein yields MGDGGTTPTTLDLGPQALIVARLAEEVREEQLDAATPCPEYAVRNLVGHLAGLSEAFRDAGRKDLGATTDTNPTTRLPDLTPEWRTELPKLLAELAEAWRDPAAWTGDTRAGGVHLPGEVAGIVAADELVVHGWDLARATGQPYAPDAPALQAAYEMLAPTADDPDRGIFGPAVPVPDEAPLLDRVIGLSGRDPGWG; encoded by the coding sequence ATGGGCGACGGCGGAACGACCCCCACCACTCTTGACCTGGGGCCGCAGGCCCTGATCGTGGCACGTCTGGCGGAGGAGGTGCGCGAGGAGCAGCTGGACGCGGCGACGCCCTGTCCGGAGTACGCGGTACGGAATCTAGTCGGGCATCTGGCCGGGCTGTCCGAGGCCTTCCGGGACGCCGGGCGGAAGGACCTCGGGGCCACGACGGACACCAACCCCACGACCCGGCTGCCCGACCTGACACCGGAATGGCGCACCGAACTGCCCAAGCTGCTGGCCGAGTTGGCCGAGGCCTGGCGCGATCCGGCCGCGTGGACGGGCGACACCCGCGCGGGCGGCGTGCACCTTCCCGGCGAGGTCGCGGGCATCGTCGCCGCCGACGAACTCGTCGTCCACGGCTGGGACCTGGCCCGGGCGACGGGACAGCCGTACGCCCCCGACGCGCCGGCCCTGCAAGCGGCGTACGAGATGCTGGCGCCGACCGCGGACGACCCGGACCGCGGCATCTTCGGACCGGCCGTGCCCGTACCGGACGAGGCTCCGCTGCTGGACCGGGTGATCGGGCTGAGCGGACGCGACCCCGGCTGGGGGTGA
- a CDS encoding IS200/IS605 family accessory protein TnpB-related protein produces MGELRSRAVPFVASGPSGVAIRTRLKYLTPDDEKVLWLVGAHLGSLASRDLKARCRDGLEHSAEAWAVRKRGLTPVSSSRWAGAITKASHDQWALARRGQLAHIQNLEAGVRTLTHRLSQPVGQKGTKQAPGGYRSRREWHAKARRLRVLQDRLAAARAGREAGVVHVVRGGKRLARARHHLDQAGLTEGEWRRAWEAERWFLAADGESGKRYGNETIRVSPDGEVSIKLPAPLTHLANAPHGRYVLTCRVAFAHRGGEWADRVAASRAIAYRIHLDTGRDRWYLTASWQIPPTPTLPLEAALAHGVIGVDMNADHLAAWRLDAHGNPVGAPRRFFYDLTGTAEHRDAQVRHALTRLLHWARTCGVKAIAVEDLDFAAEKTREKHGRRKRFRQLISGMPTGKLRARLASMADQTGIAVIAVDPAYTSRWGAQHWQKPLTTTTRKTTRHDAAAVAVGRRAQGHPIRRRTAPPPAHRRDEQGHRTVQAGLGVPGREGTRPRIPGPRTRSVRAGRGANAGNQNAQHRSGRSAEHGSWQQDSLPLCL; encoded by the coding sequence GTGGGTGAACTGAGGAGTAGGGCGGTGCCGTTCGTCGCGTCCGGTCCGAGTGGTGTGGCCATCCGTACCCGTCTCAAGTACCTGACGCCGGACGATGAGAAGGTGCTGTGGCTGGTGGGCGCGCATCTGGGGTCGCTGGCGTCCAGGGATCTCAAGGCGCGTTGCCGGGACGGTCTGGAGCACTCGGCTGAGGCGTGGGCGGTGCGTAAGCGGGGGCTGACTCCGGTCTCGTCGTCGCGGTGGGCCGGGGCGATCACGAAGGCGTCGCACGACCAGTGGGCGCTGGCCCGGCGTGGCCAGTTGGCGCACATCCAGAACCTGGAAGCGGGCGTCCGCACGCTGACGCACCGGCTGTCCCAGCCGGTCGGACAGAAGGGGACCAAGCAGGCGCCGGGGGGTTACCGGTCGCGGCGGGAGTGGCATGCGAAGGCCCGGCGGCTGCGGGTGCTTCAGGACCGGCTGGCCGCCGCGCGGGCAGGCCGTGAGGCCGGAGTCGTGCATGTCGTACGCGGCGGTAAGCGGCTGGCCCGTGCCCGGCACCACCTGGACCAGGCAGGGCTCACCGAGGGCGAGTGGCGCCGGGCCTGGGAGGCCGAGCGCTGGTTCCTGGCCGCCGACGGGGAGTCCGGCAAGCGGTACGGCAACGAGACGATCCGGGTCAGCCCCGACGGCGAGGTGAGCATCAAACTCCCCGCGCCGCTCACGCATCTGGCGAACGCCCCGCACGGACGGTACGTCCTCACTTGCAGGGTCGCGTTCGCGCACCGAGGCGGCGAGTGGGCCGACCGCGTCGCGGCCAGCCGAGCGATCGCCTACCGCATCCACCTGGATACGGGCCGGGACCGCTGGTATCTGACCGCCTCCTGGCAGATCCCGCCCACCCCCACCCTCCCTCTGGAGGCCGCGCTCGCCCACGGTGTGATCGGCGTCGACATGAACGCCGACCACCTGGCCGCCTGGCGCCTCGATGCGCACGGCAATCCGGTTGGTGCCCCGCGCCGCTTCTTCTACGACCTGACCGGCACCGCCGAACACCGGGACGCCCAGGTCCGCCACGCCCTCACCCGCCTGCTGCACTGGGCCCGCACCTGCGGCGTCAAGGCGATCGCTGTCGAGGACCTGGACTTCGCCGCCGAGAAGACCCGCGAGAAGCACGGCCGCAGGAAACGCTTCCGGCAGCTCATCTCCGGCATGCCCACCGGCAAGCTCCGCGCCCGGCTGGCCTCGATGGCCGACCAGACGGGTATCGCGGTCATCGCCGTGGACCCTGCCTACACCAGCCGCTGGGGCGCCCAGCACTGGCAGAAACCCCTCACCACTACAACCCGCAAGACCACCCGCCACGACGCTGCTGCCGTGGCGGTCGGAAGGCGCGCCCAGGGACACCCGATCCGGCGACGGACGGCACCGCCCCCTGCTCACCGGAGAGATGAGCAGGGGCATCGGACCGTCCAGGCCGGACTGGGCGTCCCTGGGCGTGAGGGAACCCGCCCCCGCATCCCCGGACCCCGGACACGATCCGTGCGCGCCGGACGCGGAGCGAACGCGGGCAACCAGAACGCCCAACACCGTTCGGGGCGTTCGGCCGAGCATGGATCCTGGCAACAGGACTCACTCCCGCTCTGTCTTTAG
- a CDS encoding GntR family transcriptional regulator has translation MTSVPTPIPSRTQFVLEGIKHRILTGQLTPGQALVETELAAQFGVSKTPVREALKTLAGTGLVVMNQYKGVTVRMVDADMAREVYDVRLLLEPEALRRSVRRGSSLDTAREALERADAATDTAQRSLANREFHRSLYVRCGNPLLGRMLDEVRDQAALVSAVAWAANPSWEREATEHREILRLALDGDADGAARALHSHIASFVRRAFPEAQGEGEQE, from the coding sequence ATGACCTCTGTGCCCACGCCGATCCCCTCCCGCACGCAGTTCGTGCTGGAAGGGATCAAACACCGCATCCTCACCGGGCAGTTGACCCCGGGGCAGGCCCTGGTCGAGACCGAGCTCGCCGCACAGTTCGGGGTGTCCAAGACCCCGGTGCGCGAGGCGCTCAAGACGCTGGCCGGCACCGGGCTCGTCGTGATGAACCAGTACAAGGGCGTCACGGTACGCATGGTGGACGCGGACATGGCGCGCGAGGTGTACGACGTGCGACTGCTCCTGGAGCCGGAGGCGCTGCGGCGCTCCGTCCGGCGCGGCTCCTCCCTCGACACGGCACGCGAGGCGCTCGAACGCGCCGACGCCGCCACCGACACCGCCCAACGCTCCCTCGCCAACCGGGAGTTCCACCGTTCCCTCTACGTCCGCTGCGGCAATCCGCTGCTCGGCCGGATGCTCGACGAGGTCCGGGACCAGGCCGCCCTGGTCTCCGCGGTCGCCTGGGCGGCCAACCCCTCCTGGGAGCGCGAGGCCACCGAGCACCGGGAGATCCTGCGGCTCGCCCTCGACGGCGACGCGGACGGCGCGGCGCGGGCCCTGCACTCGCACATCGCCTCGTTCGTGCGACGGGCCTTCCCCGAGGCCCAGGGAGAGGGTGAGCAGGAATGA
- a CDS encoding dihydrodipicolinate synthase family protein produces the protein MTGTATETGNATTTTTTTAFEAGRAALADVVAIPVTPFAEDGSIDQEVHRVLLRRVLDGGVRILTPNGNTGEFYALSPEERCTVTELTIEEAGDRATVLVGVGHDVPTAVASARHARDLGAQMVMVHQPVHPYVSEGGWVDYHRAIAEAVPELGVVPYIRNPVLAGARLAELADACPNVIGVKYAVPDAARFAAFARDAGLERFVWVAGLAEPYAPSYFSAGATGFTSGLVNVAPAVSLNMIEALRSGDYAGAMKVWEQIRRFEELRAANNSANNVTVVKEALASLGLCRREVRPPSRQLPESERAEVAAIVAGWSI, from the coding sequence ATGACCGGGACCGCGACCGAGACCGGGAACGCGACCACGACTACGACCACGACCGCGTTCGAGGCCGGGCGGGCCGCCCTCGCCGACGTGGTGGCGATCCCCGTGACCCCCTTCGCCGAGGACGGCTCCATCGACCAGGAGGTCCACCGCGTCCTGCTGCGCCGGGTGCTCGACGGCGGCGTGCGCATCCTCACGCCCAACGGCAACACTGGCGAGTTCTACGCCCTGAGCCCCGAAGAGCGGTGCACCGTAACGGAGTTGACCATCGAGGAGGCGGGGGACCGGGCCACCGTCCTGGTCGGTGTCGGGCACGACGTGCCGACCGCCGTCGCCTCCGCCCGCCACGCCCGCGACCTCGGTGCACAGATGGTGATGGTCCATCAGCCCGTGCACCCGTACGTCTCGGAGGGTGGCTGGGTCGACTACCACCGGGCGATCGCGGAGGCGGTCCCCGAGTTGGGTGTCGTCCCGTACATCCGCAACCCGGTGCTGGCCGGTGCCCGGCTCGCCGAACTGGCCGACGCCTGCCCGAACGTCATCGGCGTGAAGTACGCCGTGCCGGACGCGGCCCGCTTCGCCGCGTTCGCGCGGGACGCCGGGCTGGAGCGCTTCGTGTGGGTGGCCGGACTCGCGGAACCGTACGCGCCCTCGTACTTCTCGGCGGGCGCGACGGGCTTCACCTCAGGGCTCGTGAACGTCGCCCCGGCCGTTTCGCTGAACATGATCGAAGCGCTTCGATCCGGCGACTACGCGGGCGCCATGAAGGTGTGGGAGCAGATCCGCCGCTTCGAGGAACTGCGCGCGGCCAACAACTCCGCCAACAACGTGACCGTCGTGAAGGAGGCCCTGGCCTCGCTCGGCCTGTGCCGCCGCGAGGTCAGGCCGCCGAGCAGGCAACTCCCCGAGTCCGAACGGGCCGAGGTCGCCGCCATCGTCGCGGGGTGGTCGATATGA
- the araD gene encoding L-arabinonate dehydratase → MTDANPTTGSGSAIPEGAQTPDAPRQLRSHQWYGTEGLRSFSHRARTRQLGYLPEEHLGKPVIAILNTWSDINPCHVHLRDRAQAVKRGVWQAGGFPLEFPVSTLSETFQKPTPMLYRNMLAMETEELLRSYPVDGAVLMGGCDKSTPALLMGAASVDLPAIFVPAGPMLPGHWRGEVLGSGTDMWKYWDDKRAGLIGDCEMTELESGLARSPGHCMTMGTASTLTAAAEALGVTVPGASSIPAVDSGHDRMAAASGLRIVELVRRDRKLSDILTADAFEDAVTTVLGLGGSTNAVIHLIAMAGRAGVRLTLDDFDRIARTVPVLANVRPGGRTYLMEDFHFAGGLPGFLSRITDLLHLDRPTVSYDSLREQLASAQVHNDDVIRTRKNPVAAEGGVAVLRGNLCPDGAVIKHIAAEPHLLKHTGPAVVFDDYRTMQRTIDDPELDITADTVLVLRNAGPKGGPGMPEYGMLPIPDHLLKQGVRDMVRISDARMSGTSYGACVLHVAPESYIGGPLALVRTGDTITLDVEARLLQLNVDDEELVARRAEWTAPPERYERGYGALYNEQITQADTGCDFAFLARPGTVQDPYAG, encoded by the coding sequence ATGACCGACGCCAACCCAACGACCGGGTCCGGTTCCGCAATACCCGAAGGCGCCCAAACCCCGGACGCCCCACGGCAGTTGCGCAGCCACCAGTGGTACGGAACCGAAGGCCTCCGCTCCTTCAGCCACCGCGCCCGCACCCGCCAGCTCGGCTACCTCCCCGAGGAACACCTCGGCAAGCCCGTCATCGCGATCCTCAACACCTGGTCCGACATCAACCCCTGCCACGTCCACCTCCGCGACCGTGCCCAGGCGGTCAAGCGAGGCGTGTGGCAGGCCGGCGGCTTCCCCCTCGAATTCCCGGTGTCGACGCTGAGCGAGACCTTCCAGAAGCCGACCCCGATGCTCTACCGCAACATGCTCGCGATGGAGACCGAGGAACTGCTGCGCTCGTACCCGGTGGACGGGGCCGTCCTCATGGGCGGCTGCGACAAGTCGACGCCCGCGCTGCTCATGGGCGCCGCGTCCGTCGACCTGCCGGCGATCTTCGTGCCCGCCGGGCCGATGCTGCCCGGTCACTGGCGGGGCGAGGTCCTCGGCTCCGGCACCGACATGTGGAAGTACTGGGACGACAAGCGCGCCGGGCTCATCGGCGACTGCGAGATGACCGAGCTGGAGAGCGGTCTCGCGCGCTCGCCCGGCCACTGCATGACCATGGGTACGGCGTCCACGCTGACCGCCGCCGCAGAGGCCCTCGGGGTCACGGTCCCGGGTGCCTCCAGCATCCCAGCCGTCGACTCGGGACACGACCGGATGGCCGCCGCCTCGGGCCTCAGGATCGTCGAACTCGTCCGCAGGGACCGGAAGTTGTCCGACATCCTCACGGCCGATGCCTTCGAGGACGCGGTGACGACGGTCCTCGGGCTCGGCGGCTCCACCAACGCCGTGATCCACCTCATCGCCATGGCCGGACGCGCCGGAGTCCGGCTCACCCTCGACGACTTCGACCGGATCGCCCGTACGGTGCCGGTCCTGGCGAACGTACGGCCCGGTGGCCGGACGTACCTGATGGAGGACTTCCACTTCGCCGGCGGGCTGCCCGGGTTCCTGTCGCGGATCACCGACCTGCTGCACCTCGACCGGCCGACCGTCTCGTACGACAGCCTGCGCGAGCAGCTCGCCTCCGCACAGGTGCACAACGACGACGTCATCCGCACCCGGAAGAACCCCGTCGCCGCCGAGGGAGGCGTCGCCGTCCTGCGCGGCAACCTCTGCCCCGACGGCGCCGTCATCAAGCACATCGCCGCCGAGCCGCACCTGCTCAAGCACACCGGTCCCGCGGTCGTCTTCGACGACTACCGGACCATGCAACGCACCATCGACGACCCGGAGTTGGACATCACCGCCGACACCGTCCTGGTGCTGCGCAACGCCGGACCCAAGGGCGGCCCCGGCATGCCCGAGTACGGGATGCTGCCGATCCCCGACCACCTGCTGAAGCAGGGCGTACGGGACATGGTGCGGATCTCCGACGCCCGGATGAGCGGCACGAGTTACGGCGCCTGTGTGCTGCACGTGGCGCCCGAGTCGTACATCGGCGGGCCGCTCGCCCTGGTCCGCACCGGCGACACCATCACGCTCGACGTCGAGGCACGTCTGCTCCAACTCAACGTGGACGACGAGGAGTTGGTGGCACGCCGGGCGGAGTGGACCGCGCCGCCCGAGCGCTATGAGCGTGGCTACGGCGCGCTCTACAACGAACAGATCACCCAGGCGGACACCGGCTGCGACTTCGCGTTCCTCGCACGGCCGGGCACGGTGCAGGACCCGTACGCGGGCTGA